Proteins from a single region of Bradyrhizobium diazoefficiens:
- a CDS encoding DUF427 domain-containing protein, which translates to MQALTTNSANNQANKEKAVGLSWQQGPLSTGPVGKFIVSEPLPKKLLYAERLRRRMRVRFGGRWIAESENVLLLFEPGRYPVAYFPEADVSPQVLERTEHTTQHADLGPTSWYSVRADEQHIAARGAWQHTGLRAHASELHARIAFAWRAMDAFYEEDERILGHAADPYHRIDIRQTSRNLVVRHGERIVADSKRPLVLYESGFAPRWYVPREDVDETALTPVKLQTFCPYKGLCSYYSIDDARQAAWSYPHAYPEVRRISNFVSFEPDIVTVHLDATQLRLEPGQAVVPHGPDRNLDLAELDRAASG; encoded by the coding sequence GTGCAAGCGCTGACGACCAATAGTGCCAATAATCAAGCCAACAAGGAGAAAGCCGTGGGATTATCCTGGCAACAAGGTCCGCTCTCAACAGGGCCGGTCGGCAAGTTCATCGTGTCTGAACCGTTGCCCAAGAAACTTTTGTACGCCGAGCGACTGCGCAGGCGTATGCGTGTGCGCTTCGGAGGGCGTTGGATCGCCGAAAGCGAGAATGTACTTCTGTTGTTCGAGCCCGGCCGCTATCCGGTGGCCTACTTCCCGGAAGCCGACGTATCTCCGCAGGTACTGGAACGCACCGAGCATACGACCCAACACGCCGATCTTGGGCCCACGTCCTGGTATAGCGTCCGGGCGGACGAGCAGCACATCGCGGCGCGAGGGGCGTGGCAGCACACTGGCCTGCGCGCGCACGCCAGCGAGTTGCATGCACGCATTGCGTTCGCTTGGCGCGCCATGGACGCTTTCTACGAAGAAGACGAACGTATCCTCGGCCACGCCGCGGATCCATACCATCGCATCGACATTCGCCAGACCTCCCGCAATCTCGTGGTCCGCCATGGCGAACGGATCGTTGCTGACAGCAAGCGCCCGCTGGTCCTCTATGAGTCCGGTTTTGCGCCGCGCTGGTACGTTCCACGCGAGGACGTCGATGAGACTGCTCTCACGCCTGTGAAACTCCAGACATTCTGCCCTTACAAGGGACTCTGCAGCTATTACTCGATTGACGACGCGCGTCAGGCAGCATGGTCGTATCCCCACGCCTACCCTGAAGTGCGCCGCATCTCGAATTTCGTGTCGTTCGAACCTGACATCGTCACTGTGCATCTCGATGCCACCCAGCTCCGACTTGAGCCCGGTCAGGCGGTGGTTCCACACGGCCCGGACCGCAACCTCGATCTCGCCGAGTTGGACCGCGCGGCGAGTGGCTAG
- a CDS encoding MOSC and FAD-binding oxidoreductase domain-containing protein has translation MPRLLSVNVGLPRDVVWKGRTVRTAVWKDPIQGRCWVSRLNLDGDGQADLGGHGGEQRAVFVYQIESYRHWAEQLKRTDFVHGQFGENFTIEGLSDDAVCIGDRFQIGGALFEVTQPRVTCYRVGIRTNEPRMPALLTSSGRPGFYFRVLREGEVGVGDEIVKVGEAAERMTVAEINALLYSPNHPRDRLQRALRIEALSPGWRGSFEALLRSETNADGSGNAGLVPAAAAHPVAPGFQPLKVVAIDRESADVLSVSMRSRDGKPLPGALPGQYVVLRLRRTSGSSPLLRSYSLSGPPSTESYRVSVKIEPNGAAGTYLSEHVRVGDVLDVSAPRGTFVLQSGKRPVVLLSGGIGATPVLAMLHALAAARSARPVLWLHAARDRQHHPFAAEVRRLMPLLTHGRHYVCYSRPDQRDKIGGGFDAAGRLSRSLLDKVGIARQADVYICGPNRFMADMKEALAELGVARERIHTEIFSGGEPMNPGFASTVARAPHPPEGDANSGPLVSFARSGIAAHWKASGYQSILELAEACDVPVRWSCRTGVCHNCESGLVSGAVAYGPEPLDQPARGNLLICCSQPTSDVVIDL, from the coding sequence ATGCCTCGACTTCTGTCGGTTAATGTCGGCCTTCCGCGCGATGTCGTGTGGAAAGGACGGACCGTGCGCACCGCGGTCTGGAAAGATCCCATCCAAGGCCGTTGCTGGGTAAGCCGGCTTAATCTCGACGGAGACGGTCAAGCCGATCTCGGTGGTCATGGCGGCGAGCAGCGAGCGGTCTTTGTCTACCAGATCGAATCTTATCGCCACTGGGCGGAGCAGTTGAAGAGGACCGATTTCGTTCACGGGCAATTTGGCGAGAACTTCACGATTGAAGGATTGTCCGACGATGCCGTTTGCATAGGCGATCGCTTTCAAATTGGCGGCGCATTGTTCGAGGTCACCCAGCCTCGCGTGACATGCTATCGCGTCGGCATTCGCACGAACGAACCTCGCATGCCGGCTCTGCTGACGTCCAGTGGACGGCCAGGCTTCTATTTCCGCGTCCTGCGGGAAGGCGAGGTCGGGGTCGGCGATGAAATCGTGAAGGTTGGCGAAGCCGCCGAGCGAATGACCGTCGCCGAGATCAACGCGCTGCTCTATTCACCCAATCATCCGCGCGATCGATTGCAGCGCGCCTTGCGGATCGAGGCGCTTTCGCCAGGATGGCGCGGGTCGTTCGAGGCACTGCTGCGGAGTGAGACAAACGCCGACGGTAGTGGAAATGCGGGGCTGGTGCCGGCCGCCGCTGCGCATCCAGTGGCGCCGGGCTTTCAGCCGCTCAAGGTGGTGGCGATCGATCGGGAGTCTGCAGACGTCCTCTCGGTGTCGATGCGGAGTCGGGATGGAAAACCGCTGCCAGGGGCGCTGCCGGGCCAGTATGTTGTCTTGCGTCTCAGACGGACCAGCGGCAGCTCACCGCTCCTTCGCAGCTACTCGCTCTCGGGTCCGCCTTCGACGGAGAGTTATCGCGTCAGCGTGAAAATTGAGCCGAATGGGGCAGCGGGAACCTATTTGAGCGAGCATGTGCGCGTGGGCGATGTTCTCGATGTCAGCGCACCGCGCGGAACTTTTGTTCTGCAGTCTGGGAAGCGGCCCGTGGTGTTGCTGAGCGGCGGCATCGGAGCGACGCCGGTTCTGGCGATGCTGCACGCGCTGGCTGCGGCCCGCTCGGCACGGCCTGTGTTATGGCTGCACGCAGCTCGCGATCGGCAGCATCATCCGTTTGCCGCCGAAGTCCGGCGCCTCATGCCCCTGCTCACGCACGGGCGCCACTATGTTTGCTACAGCCGCCCGGACCAGCGCGACAAGATTGGCGGGGGTTTCGATGCTGCCGGCCGTCTATCTCGATCGCTCTTGGACAAGGTCGGCATCGCGAGACAGGCGGATGTCTATATCTGCGGGCCCAATCGCTTCATGGCAGACATGAAGGAGGCGCTCGCAGAGTTAGGTGTGGCGCGCGAGCGCATTCATACCGAAATCTTCAGTGGCGGCGAGCCGATGAACCCTGGTTTCGCCAGTACCGTGGCGCGGGCGCCCCACCCGCCCGAGGGCGACGCTAATTCCGGCCCGTTGGTCTCGTTCGCACGAAGCGGCATCGCCGCACATTGGAAGGCCTCCGGTTACCAAAGCATTCTTGAGCTGGCCGAGGCCTGTGACGTCCCGGTCCGTTGGTCGTGCCGGACCGGCGTTTGCCACAACTGCGAAAGCGGCCTTGTTTCGGGCGCGGTCGCCTATGGACCTGAGCCACTCGATCAGCCGGCCCGAGGCAACCTCCTCATTTGCTGCTCACAACCCACGAGTGACGTCGTCATCGATTTGTGA
- a CDS encoding VOC family protein gives MNATSTAVVKFSVEVVTLPVSDVDRSLRFYVDRAGFTLDVDYAPNNTFRVVQLTPPGSACSIQIGKGLTNAAAGSVRNTYLVVTDLEAARSCLIERGVDVSAIRHKVPIDAWDGRFAPGPDPARRDYASFANFSDPDGNSWVLQERGYRKP, from the coding sequence ATGAATGCAACCAGCACGGCCGTCGTGAAGTTCTCCGTCGAAGTCGTTACATTGCCGGTGAGCGACGTCGATCGCTCGCTGCGGTTCTATGTTGACCGGGCCGGCTTCACGCTCGATGTCGACTATGCGCCGAACAACACCTTCCGCGTCGTACAGCTCACGCCGCCGGGATCAGCCTGCTCGATTCAAATCGGCAAGGGACTGACCAACGCGGCTGCGGGATCCGTTCGCAACACCTATCTCGTGGTCACCGATCTTGAGGCCGCACGGAGTTGCCTGATCGAACGCGGGGTCGACGTCAGTGCAATCCGGCACAAGGTCCCCATCGATGCCTGGGATGGAAGGTTCGCACCCGGACCCGACCCCGCGCGCAGGGACTACGCCAGCTTCGCCAACTTCTCGGATCCGGACGGCAACAGTTGGGTGCTGCAGGAACGCGGCTATCGGAAACCCTAA